In Sebaldella termitidis ATCC 33386, one DNA window encodes the following:
- a CDS encoding BppU family phage baseplate upper protein, protein MRKEYSVDLELFDNIKHTNILYVQGDSEVYPLTINLRKHGMPFDLTGKTATLTVTKMSGAVVVGECEIKDIDGVLVYNFKGNEITEGGKVSVLVQVYEGNKRLTFQEFVFHVKSTKDLNESIKVTDEFNVLTDLIDSVENIGDWKDYKIELED, encoded by the coding sequence ATGAGAAAAGAATATTCAGTTGATTTAGAATTATTTGACAATATAAAGCATACAAATATTTTGTATGTTCAGGGAGATAGTGAAGTATATCCATTAACAATTAATTTGCGAAAGCATGGTATGCCGTTCGATTTGACAGGGAAAACAGCAACATTGACAGTAACAAAGATGTCAGGGGCTGTGGTGGTGGGAGAATGTGAGATAAAAGATATAGACGGTGTATTAGTATATAATTTTAAGGGAAATGAGATAACTGAGGGAGGGAAAGTAAGTGTATTAGTACAAGTTTATGAGGGAAATAAGAGGCTTACCTTTCAGGAATTTGTATTCCATGTAAAATCAACAAAGGATTTAAACGAATCCATAAAAGTAACAGATGAGTTTAATGTTCTTACTGATTTAATTGATAGTGTAGAGAACATAGGCGACTGGAAGGACTATAAAATAGAATTAGAAGATTAG
- a CDS encoding N-acetylmuramoyl-L-alanine amidase family protein, protein MEHRYKDPKELIGIEFEESGQTYKITGIGETTEEFMTLFTEKVKEEIINWNGKVLIDVGHGGTKTTSSGKKYRDYGAVNDKSKVDEFTWNHDFVMRYIIPELNASGIANKVVLRSTNITKLVTDLNKESGKDDIILSFHLNSDIKASGTETLYWHTSEKGKKLAGLIQKGLVGVLGLPDRGIKIRRKPLDNADALNQRGWTMFKDTKVPFVMLESFFITNDGDLKRGNEKKAELAKAVVSAIKEYIK, encoded by the coding sequence ATGGAACACAGATATAAAGACCCGAAAGAGCTTATCGGGATAGAATTTGAAGAATCAGGACAAACTTATAAAATAACCGGAATAGGAGAAACAACAGAGGAATTCATGACACTGTTTACAGAAAAAGTAAAAGAGGAAATAATTAATTGGAATGGAAAAGTACTTATTGATGTAGGTCACGGTGGAACCAAAACCACATCAAGTGGCAAAAAATACAGAGATTACGGAGCTGTAAACGATAAGTCAAAAGTGGACGAATTTACATGGAATCATGACTTTGTTATGAGATATATAATTCCAGAATTAAATGCATCTGGAATAGCAAATAAAGTAGTTTTAAGAAGCACAAATATAACAAAACTTGTTACTGATTTAAATAAAGAATCAGGAAAAGATGATATTATTCTATCTTTTCACCTGAACAGTGATATAAAAGCTTCTGGAACAGAGACATTGTACTGGCATACAAGTGAAAAAGGCAAAAAGCTTGCGGGACTAATTCAAAAAGGACTGGTAGGAGTTTTAGGGTTGCCGGACAGAGGAATCAAAATAAGAAGAAAACCTTTAGATAATGCTGATGCATTAAATCAAAGAGGTTGGACAATGTTTAAAGATACCAAAGTTCCATTTGTAATGTTAGAAAGTTTCTTTATTACAAATGACGGGGATCTCAAAAGAGGAAATGAAAAAAAGGCAGAGTTAGCAAAAGCTGTGGTATCAGCAATAAAAGAATATATAAAATAA
- a CDS encoding phage holin family protein, with protein MTTKIEYSVVFSVIGSFVFYFLGGADTLLKVTVSLILLDYLTGFIKAIMTTGLNSNKGLKGILRKTMYLSAIILSVLLDKVTHLNEAGLSFRTIMLLYMIGTEGISILENLSIMGIKMPKKIENMLEKLKDEVPR; from the coding sequence ATGACAACAAAAATAGAGTATTCAGTTGTATTTTCAGTAATAGGAAGTTTTGTATTTTATTTTTTGGGTGGTGCCGATACGTTACTAAAAGTGACGGTCAGCCTTATCCTTTTAGATTATCTGACAGGATTTATAAAAGCGATAATGACAACTGGACTTAATTCAAATAAAGGTTTAAAAGGAATACTAAGAAAAACAATGTATTTATCAGCAATAATATTATCAGTATTATTGGATAAAGTAACACATTTAAATGAAGCAGGGCTAAGTTTTCGGACTATAATGTTATTATATATGATAGGAACAGAAGGAATATCAATACTGGAAAACCTATCAATTATGGGAATAAAAATGCCAAAAAAGATAGAAAATATGTTAGAAAAATTGAAAGATGAAGTACCTAGATAA
- a CDS encoding dsDNA nuclease domain-containing protein, with protein sequence MLSETKVDFGGVEAIRGFTYQKAVTALILLLNYNNETLWVVPEGYEDIDVHLEENLYYIQVKSKSLTTSKLIVPDKNQEYSIIEKLHNNKINSENLNFKIVCIDCDCIKEDSAEATVLFTRTDTHINKYKYGIDIGKIEKSRAYKKFNDSKKENLKEIAKKIYVYKTPFTKELDSYWTYLLGVLTGKNIVTNDHKGKNTLILIDSIIKAKTQIKFLNDQVYEDKKIHTSMIKPLIETNKMSALFNECLEEIGYGILQKDEINQAKAMIAIPLISDRHYSYIESCLNDLSYLKSLRYKIKDYIDFSLGEIKKNEQIMNELSENDIIARIVLYYVRKEFQHDI encoded by the coding sequence ATGTTGAGTGAAACTAAAGTTGATTTTGGTGGAGTGGAAGCAATAAGAGGATTTACTTATCAAAAAGCTGTCACAGCTCTTATTTTATTATTGAATTATAATAATGAAACCCTTTGGGTAGTGCCAGAAGGATATGAAGATATAGATGTTCATTTAGAAGAAAATCTTTATTATATTCAAGTAAAATCAAAATCATTAACAACTTCTAAACTAATCGTACCAGATAAGAATCAAGAATACTCAATAATTGAAAAATTGCATAATAATAAAATAAATAGTGAAAATTTAAATTTTAAAATAGTTTGTATTGATTGTGATTGTATTAAAGAAGATAGTGCAGAAGCAACAGTATTATTTACTCGAACAGATACCCATATTAATAAATATAAGTATGGAATTGATATAGGAAAAATAGAAAAATCTAGAGCATACAAAAAGTTTAATGATAGTAAAAAAGAAAATTTGAAAGAAATTGCTAAAAAGATATATGTATATAAAACTCCCTTTACAAAAGAATTAGATAGTTATTGGACATATTTATTAGGGGTTTTGACGGGAAAAAATATTGTTACAAATGATCATAAGGGGAAAAATACATTAATTTTAATTGATAGTATTATAAAGGCTAAGACGCAGATCAAGTTTTTAAATGATCAAGTTTATGAAGATAAAAAAATACATACAAGTATGATAAAACCACTTATTGAGACAAATAAAATGTCAGCATTATTTAATGAGTGTTTGGAAGAGATAGGATATGGAATTTTACAAAAAGATGAAATAAATCAAGCTAAAGCAATGATTGCTATTCCTTTAATTTCTGATAGACATTATTCTTATATAGAGTCTTGTTTAAATGATTTGAGCTATTTAAAATCATTAAGATATAAAATAAAAGATTACATTGATTTTTCTTTAGGAGAAATAAAGAAAAATGAACAAATTATGAATGAATTATCAGAGAATGATATAATAGCAAGAATTGTTTTATACTATGTCAGAAAGGAGTTTCAGCATGACATTTGA
- a CDS encoding phage holin family protein, which yields MSFRILVLIIANEGISILENISEMGVPIPGFLKKVFERLDKNE from the coding sequence ATGAGTTTTCGGATATTGGTGCTTATAATAGCAAATGAGGGAATATCAATACTGGAAAATATATCAGAAATGGGAGTACCGATACCCGGATTTTTAAAGAAGGTATTTGAAAGACTGGATAAGAATGAATAG
- a CDS encoding MarR family winged helix-turn-helix transcriptional regulator, whose product MKTKFPSEKHYELLAKDFPSVDSDITKSYLEYILICQKTIAKIESYLSKIEMTNSQFLILLCLYVSDKNIDNITNISKKLGISNVTVSNVVKTLQIKGLVERKKLKEDKRFSRVVLNKKGKDFMKNFIPEYYSKYKGLFKEFDKEELLQLQFLIVKLNLAIESMSGKEKFWW is encoded by the coding sequence ATGAAGACTAAATTTCCAAGTGAGAAACATTATGAGTTATTAGCTAAAGATTTTCCCAGTGTTGATAGTGATATTACTAAGTCTTATCTGGAATATATTTTGATATGTCAGAAAACTATTGCTAAAATAGAGAGTTATTTAAGCAAAATAGAAATGACGAACAGTCAATTTTTAATTTTACTTTGTTTATATGTAAGTGACAAAAATATTGATAATATAACTAATATTTCTAAAAAATTAGGAATTTCAAATGTAACTGTAAGTAATGTTGTGAAAACTCTACAAATAAAAGGTTTAGTTGAAAGAAAAAAATTAAAAGAAGATAAAAGATTTTCACGTGTAGTTTTGAATAAGAAAGGAAAAGATTTTATGAAAAATTTTATTCCGGAATATTATTCTAAATATAAGGGATTATTTAAAGAGTTTGATAAAGAAGAATTGCTGCAACTGCAATTTTTAATAGTAAAATTGAACCTTGCAATTGAGTCAATGTCAGGCAAAGAAAAATTTTGGTGGTAA
- a CDS encoding alkyl/aryl-sulfatase: protein MSRMNILKVSLLSILMTITIYAADQPKPATSFTKEKNEQVLKELPFNNMQDFEDAKRGFIDTIPNLVIKNKAGTEAWDMTKFDFVNNKEIPSTVNPSLWRIAQLNNINGLFKVTDKVYQIRGFDISNMTIIEGNTGLIIIDPLLAEEIAKTALDFYYENRPKKPVKAIIYTHSHGDHYGGVRGVADEKDVKSGKVKIYAPEFFLQEAASENVYAGTAMSRRAIYQYGALLPKGVDGQVDAGLGKTGSLGNTGLIAPTDLISKTGEKKIIDGIEIEFIMAPGTEAPAEMLLYFPQFKMLNTAEDATHTLHNLYTLRGAQVRNAVVWWKTLDLLLADYGDKTEIVIAQHHWPKWGKENISNYLVKQRDIYKYIHDQTLRLANEGYTMNEIAEVMSYPKGLDDEWSIRGYYGSLSHNSKAVYQRYLGWYDSNPANLNPLPPMESSKRYVEFMGGSKAVIKKAKEYYNRGEYRWVAEVMNKVVFAEPDNQEAKNLAADALEQLGYQAEDPTWRNEYLMGAYELRNGTPKVPDTFGTNTPDTVKAMTMDMYLDYLGIRLNGDKANGKNLSLNWELPDIKEKYTVNLENSVLTYRKVNSFTKNAEITLTMDKTVLDAIQTKETTLDKEISSGKVKISGDVNKLKEYLGLFDSFTPDFNIVTP from the coding sequence ATGAGTAGAATGAACATTTTGAAAGTTAGTTTGCTGTCTATTTTAATGACAATTACTATTTATGCAGCTGATCAACCTAAACCAGCAACATCTTTTACAAAGGAAAAAAATGAACAAGTGTTAAAAGAGCTGCCATTTAATAACATGCAGGATTTTGAGGATGCTAAAAGAGGATTTATAGATACGATACCTAATTTAGTTATAAAAAATAAAGCAGGAACTGAGGCTTGGGATATGACAAAATTTGATTTTGTAAATAATAAAGAAATTCCAAGTACGGTAAATCCAAGTTTATGGAGAATTGCCCAGTTAAATAATATCAACGGGCTCTTTAAAGTAACTGATAAAGTATATCAAATAAGAGGATTTGATATTTCTAATATGACAATTATAGAAGGAAATACAGGACTTATAATAATAGATCCATTATTAGCGGAAGAAATAGCAAAAACAGCATTAGATTTTTATTATGAAAACAGACCAAAAAAACCTGTGAAAGCTATTATTTATACACATAGCCATGGTGACCATTATGGAGGAGTACGTGGAGTGGCTGATGAAAAAGATGTGAAATCCGGAAAAGTAAAAATATATGCTCCTGAGTTTTTTTTACAAGAGGCAGCCAGTGAAAATGTATATGCTGGAACGGCAATGAGCAGAAGGGCTATATATCAATATGGAGCTTTACTTCCTAAAGGTGTAGACGGTCAGGTAGATGCAGGGTTGGGGAAAACAGGTTCTCTTGGAAATACTGGATTAATTGCTCCAACAGATCTAATATCAAAAACTGGAGAAAAAAAGATTATAGATGGAATAGAAATAGAATTTATAATGGCTCCTGGAACTGAAGCTCCGGCAGAAATGTTATTGTATTTTCCACAATTTAAGATGTTAAATACAGCTGAGGATGCTACACATACTCTACATAATTTATATACATTGAGAGGAGCTCAGGTAAGGAATGCAGTAGTATGGTGGAAAACTTTAGATTTATTATTAGCGGATTATGGGGATAAGACTGAGATAGTGATAGCGCAACATCACTGGCCAAAGTGGGGGAAGGAGAATATAAGTAATTATTTGGTAAAACAAAGAGATATATATAAGTATATTCATGATCAGACATTAAGGCTCGCAAATGAAGGATATACGATGAATGAAATAGCTGAAGTAATGAGCTATCCCAAAGGTTTAGACGATGAATGGTCTATAAGAGGTTATTATGGAAGTTTAAGTCATAATTCAAAAGCCGTGTATCAAAGATATCTGGGATGGTATGACAGTAATCCGGCTAATTTAAATCCTCTCCCTCCGATGGAATCTTCTAAAAGATACGTTGAATTTATGGGAGGATCTAAAGCTGTAATAAAAAAAGCAAAAGAATATTATAATAGAGGTGAGTATAGATGGGTAGCAGAAGTCATGAACAAGGTTGTATTTGCAGAACCAGATAATCAAGAAGCTAAAAATCTGGCAGCTGATGCATTGGAACAATTAGGATATCAGGCAGAAGATCCGACTTGGAGAAATGAATATTTAATGGGAGCATACGAATTAAGAAATGGAACTCCGAAAGTCCCAGATACATTTGGGACAAATACACCTGATACTGTAAAAGCTATGACAATGGATATGTATTTGGATTATTTAGGAATACGTTTGAACGGAGATAAAGCAAACGGGAAAAATTTATCATTGAACTGGGAACTTCCGGATATAAAAGAGAAGTATACAGTAAATTTAGAAAATTCAGTATTGACATATAGAAAAGTTAATTCATTTACTAAAAATGCAGAAATAACATTAACAATGGATAAAACAGTTCTTGATGCAATTCAAACTAAAGAAACAACACTTGATAAAGAAATTAGTTCAGGTAAGGTAAAAATATCAGGAGATGTAAATAAATTAAAAGAATATCTTGGATTATTTGATAGTTTTACACCTGACTTCAATATAGTTACACCATAA
- a CDS encoding DUF421 domain-containing protein gives MILFYYTFIKLVLGIFCLIFQINLMGKGNLAPSTAMDQVQNYVLGGIIGGVIYNKDITVLQFFLILVIWTLLIFTLKFIKNHNRYIKYLLDGKPVTLILNGKVLTDECMKSGITANDLTFKLRTLGIYHIHSLKRVVLQENGQLSIITVNDKDDIKYPIVIDGQINFDVLEIINKDEDWIINEIEKQGFTLSQIYIAEYIYQKIFIYPYGIPLKQKN, from the coding sequence ATGATATTATTTTATTATACTTTTATAAAACTAGTTTTAGGTATTTTTTGTTTAATTTTCCAAATTAATTTAATGGGAAAAGGAAATTTAGCTCCTTCTACAGCAATGGATCAGGTTCAAAATTATGTACTTGGTGGAATTATTGGGGGTGTTATATATAATAAAGATATTACTGTTTTACAATTTTTTTTAATTTTAGTAATTTGGACATTACTAATTTTTACACTTAAATTTATTAAAAATCATAATAGATACATCAAGTATTTATTAGATGGAAAACCTGTAACTTTAATACTTAATGGAAAAGTATTAACAGATGAATGTATGAAATCTGGAATAACTGCCAATGATTTAACATTTAAATTACGCACTCTGGGAATATATCATATTCATTCTTTAAAAAGAGTTGTTCTTCAAGAAAATGGTCAGTTAAGCATAATAACAGTCAATGATAAGGATGATATAAAATATCCAATTGTAATTGATGGACAAATTAATTTTGATGTACTAGAAATAATAAATAAAGATGAAGATTGGATTATTAATGAAATAGAAAAACAAGGTTTCACGCTATCACAAATATATATAGCTGAATATATATATCAAAAAATTTTTATTTATCCATATGGAATCCCATTAAAACAAAAAAACTAG
- a CDS encoding DUF3290 domain-containing protein, whose protein sequence is MVFYTYQYFENKVHSNTVLKYIIIISVLVLFFFLIVKYLQNRISSKYRDLIIILILIIILMLGINYSEYNQSKTNSAQTSEMLSFIQKMSTDKSISVENILVNSTYLYDGIVIRLDRTYYQVNFDSGFKFYSLKNVELLVSDIEIKEE, encoded by the coding sequence ATGGTATTTTATACTTATCAATATTTTGAAAATAAAGTTCATTCTAATACTGTTCTAAAGTATATTATTATAATTTCTGTATTAGTATTATTCTTTTTTTTAATTGTTAAATATTTACAAAATCGTATATCTTCTAAATATAGAGATTTAATTATTATCCTTATTTTAATTATTATTTTAATGTTAGGTATTAATTATAGTGAGTATAATCAAAGTAAAACGAATTCTGCTCAAACCTCTGAAATGCTTAGTTTTATCCAAAAAATGAGTACTGATAAATCAATTTCAGTTGAAAATATTTTAGTAAATAGTACTTATTTATATGATGGTATAGTTATAAGACTTGATAGAACATATTATCAAGTTAATTTTGACAGTGGATTCAAATTCTACTCATTAAAAAATGTTGAATTATTAGTTTCTGATATTGAAATCAAAGAAGAATAG
- a CDS encoding permease, producing the protein MEMFIKGFNSIMDIFFKMTWLNDLSGLIVQKLLRLDLASQIGGSIQFFIFDTIKIFILLTLLIYGISYIQSYFPPERTKKLLGNMKGIKGRIVGALLGTITPFCSCSSIPIFIGFTASGLPLGTTFSFLISSPLVDLGSFLLLMSFFGFKIAFVYVLVGLVLAVVGGGIIDHLNLESQVEEYVREMPDVDGELETMTKRKRHEFAKEQVKDIFKKVWPYVIIGVGIGALIHNWIPQELIENLIGNNNKFAVLISTILGMPMYADIFGTIPIAEALFLKGVGIGTILSFMMAVTALSLPSVIMLSKVVKPKLLTIFVLIVGIGIIIIGYSFNFFGYMFI; encoded by the coding sequence ATGGAAATGTTTATAAAAGGGTTTAATTCTATAATGGATATTTTTTTTAAAATGACTTGGTTGAATGATTTGTCTGGACTTATAGTACAAAAATTACTAAGACTTGACTTAGCTTCTCAAATAGGTGGAAGTATTCAGTTCTTTATATTTGATACTATAAAAATATTTATATTATTAACATTGTTAATATATGGGATTTCTTATATACAAAGCTATTTTCCGCCCGAAAGAACTAAAAAATTATTGGGAAATATGAAAGGAATTAAAGGTAGAATAGTAGGAGCTTTATTAGGAACGATAACACCTTTCTGCAGCTGTTCAAGCATTCCTATTTTTATAGGATTTACAGCCTCAGGATTACCATTAGGAACTACTTTTTCATTTTTAATTTCCTCACCATTAGTGGATCTCGGAAGTTTTTTGTTATTAATGTCTTTTTTTGGATTTAAGATAGCGTTTGTATATGTTTTAGTGGGATTAGTACTGGCTGTTGTAGGCGGTGGTATAATAGACCATTTAAATTTAGAATCACAGGTAGAGGAATATGTGAGAGAAATGCCTGATGTTGACGGTGAGCTGGAAACCATGACAAAAAGAAAAAGACATGAGTTTGCCAAGGAACAGGTAAAAGATATATTTAAAAAAGTATGGCCTTATGTAATAATCGGAGTAGGAATAGGAGCACTGATTCATAACTGGATACCGCAGGAATTAATAGAAAATCTAATAGGGAATAATAATAAATTTGCTGTATTAATATCAACAATATTAGGAATGCCGATGTATGCAGATATATTCGGTACTATCCCGATAGCAGAAGCTTTATTTTTAAAAGGAGTAGGAATAGGAACAATATTATCTTTCATGATGGCAGTTACAGCACTGTCTCTGCCTTCAGTAATAATGTTAAGTAAAGTGGTAAAGCCAAAGTTGTTAACGATTTTTGTTTTAATAGTAGGTATAGGAATAATAATAATCGGATATTCTTTTAATTTTTTCGGTTATATGTTTATATAA
- a CDS encoding thioredoxin family protein, with the protein MKIKVLGSGCKNCQNLEKNVKEALKESGKEAEVEKVTDMKEILKFGVMKTPALVIDEKVVVSGRVATIKELIEIL; encoded by the coding sequence ATGAAAATTAAAGTTTTGGGAAGCGGATGCAAAAATTGTCAAAATTTAGAAAAAAATGTTAAAGAGGCTTTGAAAGAAAGCGGAAAAGAAGCAGAGGTGGAAAAGGTAACAGATATGAAAGAGATTTTGAAATTCGGCGTAATGAAAACTCCTGCTCTGGTAATTGATGAAAAAGTAGTAGTTTCCGGAAGAGTAGCAACAATAAAAGAATTAATAGAAATTTTATAG
- a CDS encoding ArsR/SmtB family transcription factor, giving the protein MIDIVDQLKALSDETRLRIVNLLYDRELCVCDILKVLDITQTKASRHLAYLKNNAFVKDRKEAQWSHYTLIKKENELLKLLVENYLRKEDMYQEDLKKLEKYFELKNEKCAI; this is encoded by the coding sequence ATGATTGATATCGTAGACCAGTTAAAAGCATTATCAGATGAAACTAGGTTAAGAATAGTTAATTTATTATATGACAGAGAATTGTGTGTATGTGATATTTTAAAAGTGCTTGATATCACACAGACAAAAGCTTCGAGACACTTGGCGTATTTAAAAAATAATGCTTTTGTCAAGGATAGAAAAGAAGCTCAATGGTCACATTATACATTGATAAAAAAGGAAAATGAGTTATTAAAATTATTAGTAGAAAATTATTTGAGAAAAGAAGATATGTATCAAGAAGATTTAAAAAAATTAGAAAAATATTTTGAACTTAAAAACGAAAAATGTGCTATCTAA
- a CDS encoding C-GCAxxG-C-C family protein → MDKEVSLGNIKKEAEKYYAEGDYYCSEAIVAVIKKYIDNNIPKEAIAMASGFPVGIGGSKCVCGAVSGGIISLGYFFGRSNPKDKQVNKTLELADELQQSFKENHKVLCCRVLTKDMEMGSDVHMKQCIEFTGEIARKTAEIITRELNIKTVE, encoded by the coding sequence ATGGATAAAGAGGTAAGCTTAGGAAATATAAAAAAAGAAGCAGAAAAATATTATGCGGAAGGTGACTATTATTGTTCAGAAGCAATTGTTGCTGTTATAAAAAAATATATAGATAATAATATACCCAAAGAAGCTATAGCGATGGCATCAGGATTTCCTGTAGGTATTGGAGGATCAAAATGTGTTTGTGGTGCAGTATCAGGTGGAATCATTAGCTTAGGATACTTTTTCGGAAGAAGTAATCCAAAAGATAAACAAGTAAATAAAACATTAGAGCTTGCAGATGAATTACAGCAAAGTTTCAAAGAAAATCATAAAGTATTGTGTTGTAGAGTTTTAACAAAGGATATGGAAATGGGCTCAGATGTACATATGAAACAATGCATAGAATTTACTGGGGAAATTGCTAGAAAAACTGCAGAAATAATAACAAGAGAGCTGAATATCAAAACTGTAGAATAA
- the arsB gene encoding ACR3 family arsenite efflux transporter: MNNENKKIGFFERYLTVWVAICIILGVAIGKFIPLIPETLSKFEYYNVSIPTAILIWLMIYPMMLKIDFKSILNATKKPKGLIITCTTNWLIKPFTMYAISSFFLYIVFKSFIPTDLAKEYLAGAVLLGAAPCTAMVFVWSYLTDGDPAYTLVQVAVNDLIILVAFAPIVGFLLGIGGITIPWNTLILSTVLFVVIPLLLGFITRNIVIKNKGMEYFNEVFLKKFNGITIIGLLLTLIIIFSFQGDRILNNPLHILLIAIPLTIQTFLIFFLAYLWAKAWKLPHNIASPAGMIGASNFFELSVAVAISLFGLRSGATLATVVGVLVEVPVMLMLVRISNNTISWFEKNSYERG, encoded by the coding sequence ATGAATAATGAAAATAAAAAAATAGGATTTTTTGAAAGATACCTAACAGTATGGGTAGCTATTTGTATAATTCTGGGAGTGGCAATAGGTAAATTTATTCCGCTGATTCCTGAAACATTAAGTAAATTTGAATATTACAATGTTTCTATTCCAACAGCAATACTAATTTGGTTAATGATATATCCAATGATGTTAAAGATAGATTTCAAAAGTATACTTAATGCTACTAAAAAACCAAAAGGATTAATAATAACCTGCACAACAAATTGGTTAATAAAACCATTTACAATGTATGCAATCTCAAGTTTTTTTCTTTACATAGTCTTTAAATCATTTATTCCAACTGATTTAGCAAAAGAGTATTTAGCAGGAGCTGTTTTATTGGGAGCAGCACCGTGTACAGCAATGGTATTTGTATGGAGTTATTTAACTGACGGGGATCCTGCCTATACTTTAGTTCAGGTAGCAGTAAATGATCTTATAATTTTGGTAGCTTTTGCACCAATTGTGGGATTTTTATTAGGAATTGGCGGGATAACAATACCATGGAATACTCTGATTTTATCAACGGTTTTATTTGTAGTAATACCATTATTATTAGGTTTTATTACTAGAAATATAGTAATAAAAAATAAAGGTATGGAATATTTTAATGAAGTATTTTTAAAAAAATTCAATGGAATAACTATAATTGGTTTATTACTAACTTTAATAATAATATTTTCATTTCAAGGAGATAGAATTCTAAATAATCCGTTACATATATTATTAATTGCGATACCGCTAACAATACAAACATTCTTAATCTTTTTTCTGGCTTATTTATGGGCTAAAGCATGGAAATTACCACATAACATAGCATCACCAGCCGGAATGATAGGTGCTAGTAATTTTTTTGAACTATCTGTGGCAGTTGCAATATCATTGTTTGGCTTAAGATCCGGTGCCACTCTTGCAACAGTTGTTGGAGTGTTAGTTGAAGTTCCTGTGATGCTTATGTTAGTCAGAATATCAAATAATACGATAAGTTGGTTTGAAAAAAATAGCTATGAAAGAGGATAA
- a CDS encoding arsenate reductase ArsC, with product MLKVGFICVHNSCRSQIAEALGKKLALNTFEAYSAGTEFKPEINQDAVRLMKEKYGIDMEKTQRSKLLAELPELDIVITMGCNVECPYLPCKYREDWGLDDPTGRSDDEFLMIIKIIESKILDLKDRIENKLI from the coding sequence ATGTTAAAAGTTGGTTTTATATGTGTGCATAATTCATGTAGATCACAAATTGCAGAAGCATTAGGGAAAAAATTAGCTCTTAATACATTTGAAGCTTATTCAGCTGGAACGGAGTTTAAACCAGAAATTAACCAAGATGCAGTAAGATTAATGAAAGAAAAATATGGAATAGATATGGAAAAAACTCAAAGATCAAAATTATTAGCAGAGTTACCAGAATTAGATATAGTTATTACAATGGGTTGTAATGTTGAATGCCCATATCTGCCATGTAAATATAGAGAGGACTGGGGGTTAGATGATCCAACAGGAAGAAGTGATGATGAATTCTTAATGATAATCAAAATTATTGAAAGTAAAATTTTAGATTTAAAAGACAGAATAGAAAATAAGTTAATATAA